The Thermococcus sibiricus MM 739 DNA window GAAGATACGAAGCTTCTCTCGAAACTTCAAACTATCTCCTTTCTCTAAAACCGGGAGAGAAACGAGAAGTTAAACTAACACTAAGGAATTCTGGGAATGCCATAACTAATGTCAACATTGAGGTGAATACTCCAAATGGATGGGAAGTAGAAGTTGAACCCCAGAAACTCGCTAAATTAGAGAGCAACAGCGCCAAAACTGTGATTTTGCGCATAAAAGTTTCTGAAACAACACCTGCAGGAGAATACAAAGTAAGCATAAAAGCAAAAGCTGATCAAACAGAGAGCGAAACCCGACTTACAGTTAGAGTCAGACAAAACTCAAACTATGCTTATCTAGGCTTAACATTGCTTTTTACAACACTTATCGGCCTTGTGCTAATTATACGCCGTGTTGGAAGGAGGTAAAGCCATGAAGGCCGAAATCAACATTGCTTTAAGGGAATTTCACTCTTCAATCAGAAGTAAAAGATTTGTAATCACGCTTGCATCTTATCTTTTTATGATATTTTTCTTCACCTATTCGATAAGGGATGAACTTATTCAGAGGGCTGGACAAACAGAAGTAGCATACACCTCCTTACCCTTAACCGGAGTTGATGGAAATATAGTAATAACACCGCTTTCACTATCAACAACCTCAAATTTATCCACGATTCTTATTTTCGGCAGCATACTTGGGATTACATTAGGGGCCGATTCCATAAACCGAGAAATAGAAGATGGAACCATTAAAGTATTACTGAGTCACCCACTGTATAGAGATCACTTAATAACCGGTAAATTTCTTGGAAATGCTCTATCATTGGGTTTAATGATCTCCGTTGGATTTGTGTTTTCTATAGATTATCTCTTATTGCTTGGAATTCCAATAGATGGGTCCTCCCTTATACGAAGCTTAATAGCTGCTTTTGTAACCTTAGTTTATACTACCATATTTCTAAGTATGGGGATTGCTTTTTCAAGTCTCCTGAAAAGGTCTGAGATATCTACTCTCGTAGCAATAGTATTTGTGATATTTTTGATCCTAGTATACCCCCTAGTTTCTCCCACTTTGGCCAGTAAACTTGTTGGAGAAAAACCCTACTGTCCCTCAGAATACAATGAGAACAAAATAGATAGCTGTATAGCAATGAAGGAGTGGGAAAAAAAGAGATTGTTGTGGAAAAAAAGACTTCTAACGCTCACTCCAACCTACCATTATGGATCTCTTATAACATATGTGTTTTCCGGGGATGAGTTAACTCAAGATTATATTCCTCTCGAGGAATCACTTTCATTGGGAGTTACAAGTCTTCTAATATTTTTAAATGAACTAATACTTCCATTAGCGCTAGCATACATACGATTCGCAACTATGGATCTCAACTAGGTCCGGAATCAAAACTTTTAAAAAGGGAAATGGAAATCTTCATCCCTTAGCAACTCCGATGGGCCTCATTCTTGCCACTAGATTTGCTATTCCTGCATCATGCACAACTTGAACAACATTATCAACGTTCTTATATGCACCTGGAGCTTCCTCAGCTACAACCCTCATGCTTGCTGCCTTAATGTATATTCCCCTTTGCATTAGCTCATTCCTAAGTCTGTCTCCTCTAAATTGCCTCGTTGCTGCATGTCTGCTTAAAACTCTTCCAGCACCATGGCATGTGCTACCAAAGGTCTCTCTCATTGAACCTTCAGCTCCGGCCAATACGTAACTTGCCGTACCCATTGAACCTGGAATGAGAACAGGTTGTCCTACATTGCGGTAAGCTCTGGGAACTGCTTCATGACCTGCTGGAAATGCCCTCGTGGCACCTTTCCTGTGGACTACAACCTTGACTTTCCTTCCATCAACCTCATGCTCCTCAACTTTCGCTATGTTGTGGGCAACGTCATAAACAACGTTCATCTCTAAGTCCTCAGCTTTTTGCTTGAAGACCTCTTCAAAGCTTTCCCTCACCCAATGGGTAATCATCTGCCTGTTGGCCCAAGCGAAGTTTGCTGCACCTTTCATAGCACTAAAGTATCTTTGACCTTCCTCTGTTTGGAATGGAACACTCACGAGCTCTCTATCGGGCCATGGCACGTTGTACTTTCTGTTAGCTTTTTCCATTATTCTGAGATAATCGCTTGCCACCTGGTGCCCAAGACCTCTCGAACCTGTATGCACCATAACCACGATCTGCCCTTCAAAAAGGCCGTATACCTTGGCAATTTGTTCATTAAAGATTTCATCGACCACCTGTACCTCTAGGAAGTGGTTTCCTGATCCTAGAGACCCCAATTGTGGAGCTCCTCTTTGCTTCGCTGTTTGGCTTACTGCATCTGAGTTGGCTCCTTCCATTCTTCCGTTTTCTTCCAAGTGCTCTAAATCTTCTTTCCAGCCATAGCCGTTGTCAACAGCCCACTTGGCACCGTCTGATAGGACGTCCTCAAGCTGTGTCCAGTGAAGTCTAACTCTTCCCTTGCTTCCCAGTCCGCTCGGCACGTTCTTGAAGAGCGTGTCAACGAGCTCCTTTATCCTCGGCCTTACCTCTTTCTCGGTGAGGTTCGTCCTAATGAGCCTGACGCCGCAGTTATGGACGATGATTCCGTTCGCTATGAAGTTGTGGGCGCTGTGGTAGACGCCGATGTCGTATAGTAGTTTTGAATCACTTTTCACTTTGCGGACTTCAACTACAGGATCTAAGACAAAACCCCCCTCAAGACCATACACCTTGGCAAATCTTTCGAAATCTGGCAACAGTTTAGCTAGTCTCTGATTCCTCTTTACAATGCTCTTTTCTTTGATTTTGCTGGCCACTAAGAGTTTCCTACGTAGATATTCGGCAAATATCAGAGCGTAAGGTTTCTTGGAAGTATACTCGTAGCCGATATGGGAAAGGAACTGGTAAAGCTCTAGAGTGTTTGAATAGATGGTAAGCCTGTACATAACCCTGCCGTCGTACTCTTGCACTTTCCAGATGTGGGATGTGACTCCAAACTCCGATAGCATGTTCTTGATTGATTCAAGGTAGTCTCTGAGGTTCTCTTCGAGTTCCTTCGACTTAACTACAGTCAGGGATATGGAGTTTGGTGTGTATTTGTGTTTCTCTGTAAGGAAAGTTGGCTTGGTTCCATCAGCTCCAAAAAGCCCAGCTAAGAAGTTTCTCTTAATCCATAATGGGGCGTTCTTAATCCAGTCTGGAACATCGAATTCAACATCACTCTTCTTGCCTACTGGAGCCCCTAACTTTATTAACAGCAAGGCAAATGCTTTAGATGTCACTTTTATTGAGTACTCAGTCCCCTCTGTCTTGAATTCGCCCCATGCCGTTTTGACTTTCTGCTTTCTTTTCCGAGAGTATACTCTTGAGGCTCTGATGTTGAAATAGAATTCTAAGTCATTTCTTAGCGCCTCAAGTCCCTCTCTGTCACCGTAGAACACTGTTACAAGTCTCTTTCTTCCGTTCTTCTCCTTGTATACGTCGAAGGAGCCATCACCTATAAAGTACCCGAGAATTCTAGCAAGAATTCCTATCCGAAGGTCTCTGAACGAGAGAGACAATAAACCTCTGTTCTCAAGGTACCTGATAATCTGTCTATCCTCTCCCTCGAAATCCTCATAGGATAGTAATATCTCGTTTGGAGGTTCCTCATACTCCGGCCCTTCGAATGGGTAAATTGCCACTAAATCTCCCGGTTTAAGTTCTTCAGTGAGTTTATATCCGTCCTCCGTTAATATGGGATGATCCCCTGATGCTTTGAGAATTCTTCCACTTGATAAATGTATCTCGTATATCTCCTCTTCGCTGTCCCTCTCTGCAACAAGCATTATCCTTGAGCTATCGTTGTGACCCTCCTCAACGT harbors:
- a CDS encoding ABC transporter permease encodes the protein MKAEINIALREFHSSIRSKRFVITLASYLFMIFFFTYSIRDELIQRAGQTEVAYTSLPLTGVDGNIVITPLSLSTTSNLSTILIFGSILGITLGADSINREIEDGTIKVLLSHPLYRDHLITGKFLGNALSLGLMISVGFVFSIDYLLLLGIPIDGSSLIRSLIAAFVTLVYTTIFLSMGIAFSSLLKRSEISTLVAIVFVIFLILVYPLVSPTLASKLVGEKPYCPSEYNENKIDSCIAMKEWEKKRLLWKKRLLTLTPTYHYGSLITYVFSGDELTQDYIPLEESLSLGVTSLLIFLNELILPLALAYIRFATMDLN
- a CDS encoding RtcB family protein; this translates as MEIPLKRIDKIRWEIPKFDKRMRVPGRVYADDALIQKMREDRTLEQAANVAMLPGIYKYSIVMPDGHQGYGFPIGGVAAFDVKEGVISPGGVGYDVNCLHEDTEVISDLGFRIKVRELPKKFKRIPLKVYNVEEGHNDSSRIMLVAERDSEEEIYEIHLSSGRILKASGDHPILTEDGYKLTEELKPGDLVAIYPFEGPEYEEPPNEILLSYEDFEGEDRQIIRYLENRGLLSLSFRDLRIGILARILGYFIGDGSFDVYKEKNGRKRLVTVFYGDREGLEALRNDLEFYFNIRASRVYSRKRKQKVKTAWGEFKTEGTEYSIKVTSKAFALLLIKLGAPVGKKSDVEFDVPDWIKNAPLWIKRNFLAGLFGADGTKPTFLTEKHKYTPNSISLTVVKSKELEENLRDYLESIKNMLSEFGVTSHIWKVQEYDGRVMYRLTIYSNTLELYQFLSHIGYEYTSKKPYALIFAEYLRRKLLVASKIKEKSIVKRNQRLAKLLPDFERFAKVYGLEGGFVLDPVVEVRKVKSDSKLLYDIGVYHSAHNFIANGIIVHNCGVRLIRTNLTEKEVRPRIKELVDTLFKNVPSGLGSKGRVRLHWTQLEDVLSDGAKWAVDNGYGWKEDLEHLEENGRMEGANSDAVSQTAKQRGAPQLGSLGSGNHFLEVQVVDEIFNEQIAKVYGLFEGQIVVMVHTGSRGLGHQVASDYLRIMEKANRKYNVPWPDRELVSVPFQTEEGQRYFSAMKGAANFAWANRQMITHWVRESFEEVFKQKAEDLEMNVVYDVAHNIAKVEEHEVDGRKVKVVVHRKGATRAFPAGHEAVPRAYRNVGQPVLIPGSMGTASYVLAGAEGSMRETFGSTCHGAGRVLSRHAATRQFRGDRLRNELMQRGIYIKAASMRVVAEEAPGAYKNVDNVVQVVHDAGIANLVARMRPIGVAKG